The window CTACCGCTACGACCGGGAGCAGCCGTGATCGAACCCGGTGAGTCCTTCGGCGAGACGCTGGCGCACCTCTGGCACATCCTGCCGCTGGCGTTGCTCTTCTCCCTGCCGATCGCGGCGCTCGGTGGCGTCGTGCTCTACGTCCTGCGCCGGGGTTCGCTGGCCACCACGCTGACGGTGCTGGTGCTGATCCCGGTGCTCGCCACGCTGGTCGGCGTGCTGGGTGTCAGCGGGTTCATGTTCACCCCGGCACTGACGACGATGCTGCTGGTCTGCCTGCTCGTCGCGGTGGTCACCGTGCCGGCGGCGATCATCCTCGGCCGGGCCATCGCGCGCCGCAGCGTGTGGGAGCGGGAAGCGCGGGACCGCGAGCGCGCGGCCGAGGCGTCGCGGCGCGAGCTGGTCGCGTGGATCAGCCACGACCTCCGCAGCCCGCTGGCCGGCATCCAGGCGATGGCCGAGGCGCTGGCCGACGGCGTGGTGTCCCAGCGCCACGAGGTCGCCGACTACGCCCAGCGGATCAGCGGCGAGACCAAGCGGCTGTCCGCGATGGTCGGCGACCTGTTCGAGCTCTCGCGCATCACCGCCGGCGCCCTCGAGCTCACCATGTCCGCGGTGCCGCTGCGCGACGTCGTCAGCGACGCCGTCGCCGCCCAGTCGCCGGTCGCCGAGCGGAAGCGCGTGCGGGTGCTCGCCAACGCGTCGACCTGGCCGGTCGTCACCGGAAGCGACCCGGAACTGGCCCGGATCGTGCGGAACCTGGTGTCCAACGCGATCCGCCACACCCCGCCCGACGGGACGGTGGCGGTGC of the Amycolatopsis sp. NBC_01488 genome contains:
- a CDS encoding sensor histidine kinase, which encodes MIEPGESFGETLAHLWHILPLALLFSLPIAALGGVVLYVLRRGSLATTLTVLVLIPVLATLVGVLGVSGFMFTPALTTMLLVCLLVAVVTVPAAIILGRAIARRSVWEREARDRERAAEASRRELVAWISHDLRSPLAGIQAMAEALADGVVSQRHEVADYAQRISGETKRLSAMVGDLFELSRITAGALELTMSAVPLRDVVSDAVAAQSPVAERKRVRVLANASTWPVVTGSDPELARIVRNLVSNAIRHTPPDGTVAVQIGVDGDEALLAVDDSCGGIPDDEISRVFDVAFRGTQARTPERGGTTSGGGLGLAITKGLVEAHRGKIGVHNHGPGCRFEVRLPLAMS